Proteins encoded by one window of Ignavibacteriota bacterium:
- a CDS encoding oligosaccharide flippase family protein, with translation MQLQYHIGKISWTLADKVLYVVYGFVYLIQISLLGTEDLALFGFLIAFNTWIFVISDSFALQSIIQYGFIPENRSKVNLYAAILHIAIVGGLSLIVYMLGSVFSAVLSEPRFMEITPYLPLLSLFMLPRTYALKLMLRDHKIYKIFISNFVFFGVMVFEILNYKFSQSSISLNEAIIIYLKGTAASSVVAMLLSLKELRFSLSGNIRIKQIVNFSLPFTFTNAINTIPKYLDIVILKLFFPLDQIGVYSAAKSLFKFFEEGMNGVNGLVYPASVRNVTEENAAGLKSIVSKAVSFTLVGFIILSTILTFGLADFLIGFLMKSKFIDASVYFKIMLIASLFLPFNILYFVITASGKHFDLMKIVSVSFIVAVISFIIVGLIGNPFLMPFGYVAFYMSFSILAFNYVNRSGIVELRFRDLFRSVNDSLKFISKFRKS, from the coding sequence TTGCAATTACAATATCATATTGGAAAAATAAGTTGGACTCTTGCCGATAAAGTGCTTTATGTAGTTTATGGTTTTGTATATTTAATACAAATTTCGCTTCTTGGCACTGAAGACTTGGCGCTTTTCGGCTTTTTAATTGCATTTAATACATGGATATTTGTAATAAGTGATTCTTTTGCTTTGCAATCTATTATTCAGTATGGTTTCATACCGGAGAATCGCAGCAAAGTTAATCTATACGCTGCTATACTGCATATCGCAATTGTAGGTGGCTTGTCGTTGATTGTATATATGCTTGGCAGTGTATTCTCTGCAGTACTGTCCGAACCGAGATTTATGGAGATTACCCCATATCTGCCACTCTTATCACTTTTTATGTTACCCCGCACTTACGCCTTGAAACTAATGCTTCGTGACCACAAAATTTACAAAATATTTATATCAAATTTTGTTTTTTTTGGTGTTATGGTTTTTGAAATTTTAAACTATAAATTTTCGCAAAGTTCAATTTCACTTAATGAAGCTATAATAATTTATCTCAAAGGAACTGCAGCAAGTTCGGTTGTGGCAATGTTGTTATCTTTGAAAGAATTGAGATTTTCATTGTCCGGAAATATCAGAATTAAGCAGATTGTAAATTTTAGTCTGCCATTTACATTTACAAATGCCATAAATACAATTCCAAAATATCTTGATATAGTAATATTGAAATTATTCTTTCCATTAGACCAGATAGGAGTTTACTCAGCTGCTAAGTCGCTTTTCAAGTTTTTCGAGGAAGGAATGAATGGTGTAAACGGACTTGTTTATCCGGCGTCAGTGAGAAATGTTACAGAAGAAAATGCAGCAGGACTTAAATCAATAGTCAGCAAAGCAGTATCATTTACTTTAGTTGGCTTTATCATTCTGTCAACTATCCTTACATTTGGACTTGCAGATTTTCTAATAGGATTTTTGATGAAATCCAAATTCATCGATGCTTCTGTATATTTCAAAATAATGCTTATTGCATCGCTGTTTTTGCCATTTAATATTCTATATTTTGTAATAACTGCATCAGGAAAACACTTTGATTTAATGAAAATTGTAAGCGTTTCTTTTATTGTAGCAGTAATTTCATTTATCATAGTCGGCTTAATTGGAAATCCGTTTTTAATGCCATTTGGATACGTGGCATTTTACATGTCATTTTCGATATTAGCATTTAATTATGTAAACAGAAGCGGAATAGTCGAACTCCGATTTAGAGATCTTTTCCGCTCTGTTAATGACTCATTAAAGTTTATCTCAAAATTTAGAAAATCATAA